A genomic region of Noviherbaspirillum sp. L7-7A contains the following coding sequences:
- the hrpA gene encoding ATP-dependent RNA helicase HrpA codes for MHREPQAQTPQQSQPPQQSDNGRRQPPPRNPLPRIHFPEELPVSGRRDEITAALAAHQVIIVSGETGSGKTTQLPKICLALGRGERGLIGHTQPRRIAASSTARRIAQELGSPLGEHVGFKVRFNDNLTKGAWVKLMTDGILLAETQTDPLLKQYDTIIIDEAHERSLNIDFLLGYLKQLLPRRPDLKIIITSATIDAERFARHFGRHGKPAPVIEVSGRMYPVEIRYRPVEPGEGAAKPGAVPTAAQKGRGKRDLMGAVADAVDELCGVGSGDVLVFLPGEREIRDVAETLRKHHPPHVEILPLFARLSAQEQERVFKSTNARRIVLATNVAETSLTVPGIRYVVDAGTARVKRYSYRNKVEQLQIEPIAQSAANQRAGRCGRVAAGVCIRLYDEQDFLQRPKFTEPEILRSSLAAVILRMKSLKLADVESFPFIEPPLGRAIADGYQLLQELGAVDDANALTPLGRQLAKLPLDPRVGRMILASRDHDCLHEMLIIASALSVQDPRDRPLEAQAAADQAHRKFADDKSEFLSWLKIWKWFEEAIEHKKTNRQLQDNCRANFLSQMRLREWRDVHTQLLTVVREQGWRLNDAPATYEQLHSALLTGLLGNIGFKSEEDNLYLGARGIKFHIWPGSYLQKKAGRWMVAAELVDTTRLYARTIAQIQPEWLERIGGHLLKKSYGEPRWEKRGAQVVASERATLYGLVVYSQRRISYGAINPAEAREIFIRDALVGGDFDTRAPFLAHNQKLVREIENLEHKSRRLDVLVDDELIAAFYDELVPEDIHNGAAFEKWYRKASADNPKLLYLNREDLMRHEAAGVTTELFPKVMRVAGVEMGLSYHFEPGAARDGVTLTVPLFALNQVSAERAEWLVPGMLKEKTHLLLKSLPQKLRRHCVPLPDYAAGFVARVEERKIHGRGSLLDALIADVREQTGVMVRVGDFKLETLPAHHFMNFKVIDEHGRQLDMGRNLAALQAEFGGQAREQFQKIAEQTVIADAPAPAAAGRGNAGNSKGSDGGTAAAAPGAYTNLTTWSFGELPELLEIQQGKQKLIGFPALVDRGGHCDLEVFDDPAEAARIHRNGLRRLFALQLKEQIKFLEKNIPGLQQMGMQYMALGSQEELRDQIIEAGLDRACLQEPLPKNAEEFSARRDQGKARLGLLVNEIARLAAQVLAEFHALPKKLQGARAHAQAVADIQSQVQALVGKRFITETDYAQLAHYPRYLKAIGVRLDKLRADPARDAKLMAEWQQAAAPWQRAMKGQGGRDPKMQEYRWLLEELRVSLFAQELKTPMPVSAKRLQKVWEAMQR; via the coding sequence ATGCATAGAGAACCCCAGGCACAGACGCCGCAGCAGTCGCAGCCGCCGCAGCAGTCGGATAATGGCCGTCGGCAGCCACCCCCGCGCAATCCGCTGCCAAGAATCCATTTCCCCGAAGAACTGCCGGTCTCGGGCCGGCGCGATGAGATCACGGCCGCGCTGGCGGCGCACCAGGTCATCATCGTCAGCGGCGAAACCGGTTCCGGCAAGACCACCCAGCTGCCCAAGATCTGCCTGGCGCTGGGTCGCGGCGAGCGCGGCCTGATCGGCCACACCCAGCCGCGCCGCATCGCCGCCTCGTCGACTGCACGCCGCATCGCGCAGGAGCTTGGCTCGCCGCTGGGCGAGCATGTCGGCTTCAAGGTCCGCTTCAACGACAACCTGACCAAGGGCGCCTGGGTCAAGCTGATGACCGACGGCATTTTGCTTGCCGAGACCCAGACCGACCCGCTTCTGAAGCAGTACGACACCATCATCATCGACGAGGCGCATGAACGCAGCCTGAACATCGATTTCCTGCTGGGCTACCTGAAGCAGCTACTGCCGCGCCGCCCGGATTTGAAGATCATCATCACCTCGGCCACCATCGATGCCGAGCGCTTCGCGCGTCATTTCGGCCGCCATGGCAAGCCGGCGCCGGTGATCGAGGTGTCGGGCCGCATGTACCCGGTGGAAATCCGCTACCGGCCGGTGGAGCCCGGCGAAGGCGCGGCCAAGCCGGGCGCGGTGCCGACTGCGGCGCAGAAGGGCCGCGGGAAGCGCGACCTGATGGGCGCGGTGGCCGATGCCGTCGATGAGCTGTGCGGCGTGGGTTCTGGTGACGTGCTGGTGTTCCTGCCGGGCGAGCGCGAGATCCGCGATGTCGCCGAAACCCTGCGCAAGCATCATCCGCCGCATGTCGAGATCCTGCCGCTGTTTGCCCGGCTTTCGGCGCAGGAGCAGGAGCGGGTGTTCAAGTCGACCAATGCGCGCCGCATCGTACTGGCCACCAACGTCGCCGAAACCTCGCTGACGGTGCCTGGCATACGCTATGTGGTCGATGCCGGCACCGCGCGCGTGAAGCGCTACAGCTATCGCAACAAGGTCGAGCAGCTGCAGATCGAGCCGATCGCGCAGTCGGCTGCCAACCAGCGCGCCGGCCGTTGCGGCCGGGTCGCCGCCGGCGTCTGCATCCGGCTCTATGACGAGCAGGACTTCCTGCAGCGGCCGAAATTCACCGAGCCGGAAATCCTGCGCTCGTCCCTGGCCGCGGTCATCCTGCGCATGAAGTCGCTGAAGCTGGCCGATGTGGAAAGCTTTCCCTTCATCGAGCCGCCGCTGGGCCGCGCGATCGCCGACGGCTACCAGCTGCTGCAGGAATTGGGCGCGGTGGACGACGCGAATGCCCTGACGCCCCTGGGCCGGCAACTGGCCAAGCTGCCGCTGGACCCGCGGGTGGGCCGCATGATCCTGGCCAGCCGCGACCATGACTGCCTGCATGAAATGCTGATCATCGCCTCGGCGCTGTCGGTGCAGGACCCGCGCGACCGGCCGCTGGAAGCGCAGGCCGCGGCCGACCAGGCGCATCGCAAGTTCGCCGATGACAAGTCCGAATTCCTGAGCTGGCTGAAGATCTGGAAATGGTTCGAGGAAGCGATCGAGCACAAGAAGACCAACCGCCAGCTGCAGGACAACTGCCGCGCCAATTTCCTGTCGCAGATGCGGCTGCGCGAATGGCGCGATGTGCATACCCAGCTGCTGACCGTGGTGCGCGAGCAGGGCTGGCGCTTGAACGATGCGCCAGCCACCTATGAACAGCTGCATTCGGCGCTGTTGACTGGCCTGCTGGGCAATATCGGCTTCAAATCGGAAGAGGACAACCTCTATCTCGGCGCGCGCGGCATCAAGTTCCATATCTGGCCGGGCTCCTACCTGCAGAAGAAGGCCGGGCGCTGGATGGTGGCGGCCGAACTGGTCGACACTACCCGGCTGTATGCCCGCACGATCGCGCAGATCCAGCCGGAATGGCTGGAGCGCATCGGCGGCCATCTGCTGAAGAAGTCCTATGGCGAGCCGCGCTGGGAAAAGCGCGGCGCCCAGGTGGTGGCGTCCGAGCGCGCCACGCTGTATGGCCTGGTGGTTTACAGCCAGCGCCGCATCAGCTATGGCGCGATCAATCCGGCCGAGGCGCGCGAGATCTTCATCCGCGACGCGCTGGTGGGCGGCGACTTCGACACCCGCGCGCCGTTCCTGGCCCATAACCAGAAGCTGGTGCGGGAGATCGAGAACCTGGAGCACAAGTCGCGCCGGCTGGACGTGCTGGTGGACGACGAGCTGATCGCCGCGTTCTACGATGAACTGGTGCCGGAGGATATCCATAACGGCGCCGCCTTCGAGAAGTGGTATCGCAAGGCCAGCGCCGACAACCCCAAGCTGCTGTACCTGAACCGGGAAGACCTCATGCGGCATGAAGCCGCCGGCGTCACCACCGAGCTGTTTCCGAAGGTAATGCGAGTAGCCGGCGTGGAAATGGGCCTGTCTTACCATTTCGAGCCGGGCGCCGCCCGCGACGGGGTGACGCTGACGGTGCCGCTGTTTGCGCTGAACCAGGTGTCGGCCGAGCGTGCCGAATGGCTGGTGCCGGGCATGCTGAAGGAAAAGACGCATCTGCTGCTGAAGTCGCTGCCGCAGAAGCTGCGCCGCCACTGCGTGCCGCTGCCCGACTATGCGGCCGGCTTCGTTGCCAGGGTGGAGGAGCGCAAGATCCACGGCCGCGGCAGCCTGCTCGATGCGCTGATTGCCGATGTGCGCGAGCAGACCGGCGTGATGGTCCGGGTTGGCGACTTCAAGCTGGAGACCCTGCCGGCGCATCACTTCATGAACTTCAAGGTGATCGACGAGCATGGCCGCCAGCTTGACATGGGCCGCAACCTGGCGGCGCTGCAGGCCGAGTTCGGCGGCCAGGCGCGCGAGCAGTTCCAGAAGATCGCCGAGCAGACCGTGATCGCCGACGCGCCGGCGCCGGCAGCGGCCGGCAGAGGCAACGCCGGCAACAGCAAGGGCAGCGATGGCGGGACGGCCGCCGCCGCGCCTGGCGCCTATACCAATCTGACGACCTGGTCCTTCGGCGAATTGCCCGAACTGCTGGAAATCCAGCAGGGCAAACAGAAGCTGATCGGCTTCCCGGCGCTGGTGGACCGCGGCGGCCACTGCGACCTGGAAGTGTTCGACGACCCGGCCGAGGCCGCGCGCATCCACCGCAATGGCCTGCGTCGCCTGTTTGCCCTGCAGCTGAAGGAGCAGATCAAGTTCCTGGAAAAGAACATCCCCGGCCTGCAGCAGATGGGCATGCAGTACATGGCGCTGGGCTCGCAGGAAGAGTTGCGCGACCAGATCATCGAGGCCGGTCTGGACCGCGCCTGCCTGCAGGAGCCGTTGCCGAAGAACGCCGAGGAATTCAGCGCCCGGCGCGACCAGGGCAAGGCCAGGCTCGGGCTGCTGGTCAACGAGATCGCCCGGCTGGCGGCGCAGGTGCTGGCGGAATTCCATGCGCTGCCCAAGAAGCTGCAGGGCGCCCGCGCGCATGCGCAGGCGGTGGCCGACATCCAGTCGCAGGTGCAGGCGCTGGTGGGCAAGCGCTTCATCACCGAGACCGACTATGCCCAGCTTGCGCACTACCCGCGCTATCTGAAGGCCATAGGCGTGCGGCTGGACAAGCTGCGGGCCGACCCGGCGCGCGACGCGAAGCTGATGGCGGAATGGCAGCAGGCTGCCGCCCCCTGGCAACGGGCGATGAAGGGGCAGGGTGGGCGCGACCCGAAAATGCAGGAATACCGCTGGCTGCTGGAAGAACTGCGGGTGTCGCTGTTCGCGCAAGAACTGAAGACGCCGATGCCGGTGTCGGCCAAGCGGCTGCAGAAGGTATGGGAGGCGATGCAGCGGTAA
- a CDS encoding acyltransferase family protein: MDSKDRLAYRPDIDGLRAVAVISVVLFHIEKRLVPGGFAGVDIFFVISGYLITLLIYSQIRNGNFCFAAFYRRRINRIIPPLFVMIAVVLAFGLAILSPTDLTRLFKGAVAAAAAVSNIYFWREYGNYFNGGVDEAALLHTWSLGVEEQFYIIWPILLLALARLRPTALFISIMLGLLAAVVASELGVRVAASASYYLLPTRFFELMTGGALAILICHKGAPFSFLASTVCGLAGSALMFGSLFFLTEAAPFPGVNALYPCLGTALLIASGANSRTLTARALSAKPMVFIGLISYSLYLWHWPVIAYATYLEIPITLVSGVLIFAGSIVIAFLSWKFVEIPFRRSGAEMTFAMTAGRRYVMPLTMLAFASVAVIGNGGLPGRFDPRVVEYEKIIATAPEKLHHQCHSPTFFYQRALDSSCILGASSKPAEMILIGDSYANHFTGMVDVLARQDDVAVMHYTMDGCMPLKEIALGPSASYAEKCRSRNRLSYDIIASGSYKYVILAASWPNDGTAAYFARLHEGLRDSVSSILSAGAKPIIILNNQGTTNANCPIRRLLFGSADSCDTVAQPNGRQRLMFETLKREFPTISYIDPNKAICDGGHCHAIIDNVPLYRDSGHLNDIGSRLIGRMLVEKGISLLQGDPSPSIFESSRAVVADQGSGMAGNGLMPGTRADAPYLRHQRSNQIANTSRPAAAIR, translated from the coding sequence ATGGATAGCAAGGACAGATTGGCGTATCGACCCGACATCGACGGCCTGCGCGCGGTTGCCGTCATCTCGGTGGTGCTGTTCCATATAGAGAAAAGACTCGTCCCGGGCGGATTTGCGGGCGTCGATATCTTTTTTGTCATATCCGGCTACCTGATAACGTTGCTGATCTATAGCCAGATCCGGAACGGCAATTTTTGCTTTGCCGCCTTTTACCGGCGCCGCATCAACCGCATTATTCCCCCACTGTTTGTCATGATTGCCGTTGTACTGGCATTTGGCCTGGCGATCCTGTCGCCAACAGATCTGACGCGCCTGTTCAAGGGCGCGGTCGCTGCGGCTGCCGCGGTGTCGAATATCTACTTCTGGCGCGAATATGGAAATTACTTCAATGGCGGCGTCGATGAGGCGGCGCTGCTGCATACGTGGTCCCTAGGCGTCGAGGAACAGTTTTACATTATCTGGCCCATCCTTCTCCTGGCGCTTGCACGCTTGCGCCCGACCGCGCTGTTCATCTCGATCATGCTGGGCCTGCTGGCTGCCGTGGTGGCATCGGAGCTCGGTGTACGCGTTGCCGCTTCCGCCTCCTATTACCTGCTGCCCACCCGGTTCTTTGAACTGATGACCGGCGGCGCGCTGGCCATTTTAATTTGCCACAAAGGCGCTCCGTTCAGCTTCCTTGCGTCCACGGTATGCGGCCTGGCTGGCTCGGCGCTGATGTTCGGGAGCCTTTTCTTCCTTACCGAAGCCGCCCCTTTCCCTGGCGTGAATGCGCTTTATCCCTGCCTGGGGACTGCCCTGCTGATCGCCTCCGGTGCAAACTCGCGGACATTGACCGCACGGGCGCTGTCAGCCAAACCCATGGTATTCATCGGTCTGATTTCGTATTCCCTCTACCTCTGGCATTGGCCCGTGATTGCCTATGCCACTTATCTGGAGATACCAATCACCCTCGTCAGCGGCGTGCTGATCTTCGCAGGTTCCATCGTGATCGCATTCCTGTCGTGGAAATTCGTTGAAATTCCGTTCCGCCGCTCGGGTGCCGAGATGACATTTGCCATGACCGCAGGGCGGCGCTATGTCATGCCGCTCACCATGCTGGCCTTTGCATCGGTTGCGGTCATTGGAAATGGCGGGCTGCCAGGCCGGTTCGACCCACGCGTGGTGGAGTATGAAAAGATCATCGCCACGGCGCCGGAGAAATTGCACCATCAATGCCATTCCCCCACGTTCTTTTATCAGCGCGCCCTGGACTCGTCCTGCATCCTCGGCGCTTCGTCCAAGCCGGCCGAGATGATTCTCATCGGCGACTCCTATGCGAACCATTTCACCGGCATGGTGGATGTGCTGGCAAGGCAGGACGACGTGGCCGTGATGCACTACACGATGGATGGCTGCATGCCGCTCAAGGAAATCGCCTTGGGGCCAAGCGCCTCCTATGCCGAAAAGTGCAGGTCAAGGAACAGGCTGAGCTACGACATCATCGCGTCAGGCAGTTACAAGTATGTGATCCTGGCCGCTTCCTGGCCGAACGATGGCACGGCCGCTTACTTTGCGCGGCTTCACGAGGGCCTGAGGGATTCGGTTTCCAGTATTCTTTCCGCCGGCGCAAAACCAATCATTATTCTGAACAATCAAGGCACGACGAATGCCAATTGCCCGATCCGGCGACTACTGTTTGGCAGTGCTGACAGCTGCGACACGGTCGCTCAGCCCAATGGCAGGCAACGGCTGATGTTCGAGACCCTGAAGCGGGAATTTCCCACGATAAGCTATATCGATCCGAACAAGGCGATCTGCGATGGCGGGCATTGCCACGCCATCATAGACAACGTCCCGCTGTACAGGGATAGCGGGCACCTGAATGATATCGGTTCGCGACTGATCGGCAGGATGCTCGTGGAGAAGGGAATAAGCCTTCTGCAGGGCGATCCGTCACCCAGCATCTTTGAATCGTCCCGTGCCGTGGTTGCCGATCAGGGATCAGGGATGGCCGGTAACGGCCTGATGCCCGGTACACGGGCCGACGCGCCTTACTTGCGCCACCAGCGATCGAACCAGATTGCCAACACGAGCAGGCCTGCTGCGGCAATCAGGTAA
- a CDS encoding LysR family transcriptional regulator, with protein sequence MKLVETNTDILAVREQQNMPATRNSRAYDSRRARITLKQWRMLHAVIDCNGFSAAAEYLHVSQSAISYTLAKMQEQLGIALLKVEGRKAHVTEEGRALMEYSREVIRSAIELEVLAEKMRMGWEPELRLMVDHNCPQDFLMAAIRRFTTSAPHVKVTLFEDSGPQVEQAIAHNTVDLAICANVPPGLIADRLLSVQYAMVTCFDHPLAQANMPPSEMELKRHRRIVLDVGGSVKAASAGRKSDASSWHVSSIDTALAALEAGMGYAWLPLQRVERYLRDERLCLLPIPAHYHSSMDFYVVHARQASPGVGASTLSGLLHSHAAMYREATAMPGHGIGQGQA encoded by the coding sequence ATGAAACTGGTAGAAACCAATACTGACATCCTGGCAGTGCGAGAGCAGCAGAACATGCCAGCGACACGCAACTCCCGGGCTTACGACAGCCGACGCGCGAGAATTACATTGAAGCAGTGGCGCATGCTGCATGCAGTCATCGACTGCAACGGCTTCAGCGCAGCAGCCGAGTACCTGCATGTCAGCCAGTCTGCCATCAGCTATACATTGGCCAAGATGCAGGAGCAGCTGGGAATTGCGCTCTTGAAGGTAGAGGGCCGCAAGGCGCATGTGACGGAAGAGGGCCGCGCCCTGATGGAATACTCGCGGGAGGTCATCCGCAGCGCAATCGAACTCGAAGTCCTGGCGGAAAAAATGCGCATGGGCTGGGAGCCGGAATTGCGCCTGATGGTGGACCATAATTGTCCGCAGGATTTTCTGATGGCGGCCATACGCCGCTTCACCACCAGCGCGCCGCACGTGAAGGTCACCCTGTTCGAAGACAGTGGCCCGCAGGTCGAACAGGCCATTGCGCATAACACGGTGGATCTGGCAATTTGCGCCAATGTGCCGCCGGGCTTGATCGCCGACCGGCTGCTGTCCGTGCAATATGCAATGGTCACCTGTTTCGACCATCCGCTGGCGCAAGCCAATATGCCGCCTTCGGAAATGGAGTTGAAACGGCATAGACGCATCGTTCTCGATGTCGGCGGAAGCGTAAAGGCGGCTTCTGCGGGTCGCAAGTCAGACGCGTCTTCCTGGCATGTCAGCAGCATTGACACCGCGCTGGCGGCACTGGAAGCCGGCATGGGTTATGCGTGGCTGCCGCTGCAACGCGTGGAGCGCTATTTGCGCGATGAGCGCCTGTGCCTGTTGCCCATCCCGGCGCACTATCACAGCAGCATGGACTTCTATGTGGTGCATGCCCGCCAGGCCTCGCCCGGCGTCGGCGCCAGCACGCTTTCAGGGCTGCTGCATTCCCATGCGGCCATGTATAGAGAAGCGACCGCCATGCCAGGCCACGGCATCGGCCAGGGTCAAGCGTGA
- a CDS encoding glycosyltransferase: MIPMSDMWAVVGVPAITSFLVSLLIVWTERWHGKYTFDIDIAGIQKMHRKPVPRVGGIALIAGVAAVVLFGWLYRPPSAMKNHSHDVLLLLVAGMPCFLMGLKEDLTKRVSVRARLMATFGSGLLAAWLLGAYLPRLDIYGVDHLMQYGPLALIVTAVAVAGVANAINIIDGFNGLAGSAVTIMLCGMGILAWQFNDMFMVTLILAGIGTMLGFLAVNYPTGRLFMGDGGAYVAGFWVAETAVLLVIRHPTMSPWQVLAICAYPVIEVLYSIYRRKIVRRSSPGAPDRLHLHTLLYRRLICRWLPVTTLPRWKGNAVVAGIVVVWLSSASLAAILLGSKSWVAFNLVVLQILIYMAVYARLVRGHWCLNVIVMLGLRAERTRVAA, from the coding sequence ATGATACCCATGTCCGACATGTGGGCGGTGGTAGGCGTACCGGCCATTACCAGCTTTCTTGTCAGCCTGCTTATCGTGTGGACCGAGCGCTGGCACGGCAAGTACACGTTCGATATCGATATCGCCGGCATACAGAAGATGCACCGCAAGCCGGTGCCGCGTGTGGGCGGCATCGCCCTCATTGCCGGCGTGGCTGCGGTCGTGCTGTTCGGGTGGCTGTACCGTCCGCCCTCGGCGATGAAAAACCATAGCCATGACGTACTGCTGCTGCTGGTGGCCGGCATGCCATGTTTTCTGATGGGCCTGAAGGAAGACCTGACAAAGCGGGTTTCGGTGCGTGCGCGGCTGATGGCGACATTCGGCAGCGGCCTGCTGGCAGCATGGTTGTTAGGCGCTTACCTGCCCAGGCTCGATATCTACGGCGTCGACCATCTGATGCAATACGGGCCGTTGGCATTGATCGTTACCGCAGTGGCCGTGGCCGGGGTCGCCAACGCGATCAATATCATCGATGGTTTCAATGGCCTGGCCGGCAGCGCGGTCACAATCATGCTGTGCGGCATGGGAATCCTGGCCTGGCAGTTCAATGACATGTTCATGGTGACGCTGATACTTGCCGGCATCGGCACCATGCTGGGCTTCCTGGCCGTGAATTACCCGACCGGCCGCCTGTTCATGGGTGACGGCGGCGCCTACGTGGCCGGCTTCTGGGTGGCCGAGACTGCGGTGCTGCTCGTGATCCGTCACCCGACCATGTCGCCTTGGCAGGTGCTGGCTATCTGCGCTTATCCGGTGATCGAGGTGCTGTACAGCATCTATCGCCGAAAAATCGTGCGCAGGAGCAGCCCTGGCGCGCCGGACCGATTGCACCTGCATACGTTGCTATACCGGCGGCTGATATGCCGCTGGCTGCCGGTCACCACGCTGCCGCGCTGGAAGGGGAATGCCGTTGTGGCTGGCATCGTCGTGGTCTGGCTCAGCAGCGCCAGTCTTGCAGCCATCCTGCTTGGCAGCAAATCCTGGGTGGCCTTCAACCTGGTGGTGCTGCAAATCCTGATTTACATGGCGGTATATGCGCGGCTGGTGCGAGGGCACTGGTGCCTGAACGTGATCGTGATGCTGGGTCTGCGCGCCGAACGTACCAGGGTGGCGGCATGA
- the tviB gene encoding Vi polysaccharide biosynthesis UDP-N-acetylglucosamine C-6 dehydrogenase TviB, which translates to MNVSSSTVIAVVGLGYVGLPLAVEFGKQYPTIGFDINQRRVSELMQGVDTTLEIDQADLTAASRLTFTTRPQELVRASVYIVTVPTPIDRHKQPDLTPIERASETIGNVLKRGDVVVYESTVYPGATEEFAVPVLERASGLQFNKDFTVGYSPERINPGDRSHRLTSIMKVTSGSTPEAADFVNALYASIIPAGTHKASSVKVAEAAKVIENTQRDLNIALMNEFAIIFKKIGIDTEEVLQAAGTKWNFLGFRPGLVGGHCIGVDPYYLTHKAAALGYHPQVILAGRRINDNMGGYVVGQLVKKMLKSQIPVVNASILIMGLSFKENCPDLRNTKVADIINELKSYNVNIDVYDPWIIPEDAQHEYGVTPVRELHEGKYDAIILAVAHDEFRAIGSQKLHSYGKPMHVLYDLKYMLPKDESDMRL; encoded by the coding sequence ATGAATGTTTCCTCATCAACCGTCATTGCCGTTGTTGGCCTGGGCTATGTCGGCCTCCCACTGGCCGTCGAGTTCGGCAAGCAGTACCCCACCATCGGTTTTGATATCAATCAGCGCAGGGTAAGCGAATTGATGCAGGGCGTGGACACGACACTGGAAATCGACCAGGCCGACCTCACGGCGGCGAGCCGTCTCACCTTCACTACCCGGCCGCAGGAACTGGTGCGCGCCTCGGTCTACATCGTGACCGTGCCGACCCCGATAGACCGCCACAAGCAGCCCGATCTGACACCGATTGAAAGAGCGTCTGAAACCATAGGCAATGTCCTGAAGCGCGGCGACGTGGTGGTGTACGAATCGACCGTTTATCCTGGAGCCACCGAGGAATTCGCGGTGCCGGTGCTCGAGCGCGCATCCGGACTGCAATTCAACAAGGACTTTACCGTTGGCTACAGCCCCGAGCGCATCAATCCGGGCGACCGCAGCCACCGGCTCACCAGCATCATGAAAGTGACGTCCGGCTCAACGCCGGAAGCGGCCGATTTCGTTAATGCGCTCTATGCCAGCATCATCCCGGCCGGAACCCACAAGGCGTCGTCGGTCAAGGTGGCGGAGGCGGCCAAGGTGATCGAAAACACCCAGCGCGACCTGAACATCGCGCTGATGAACGAGTTCGCGATCATCTTCAAGAAGATAGGCATAGACACCGAGGAAGTGCTCCAGGCGGCTGGCACCAAGTGGAACTTCCTGGGCTTCCGGCCTGGCCTGGTTGGCGGCCACTGCATAGGCGTGGACCCGTACTACCTCACGCACAAGGCGGCGGCGCTGGGCTATCACCCGCAGGTGATCCTGGCCGGGCGCCGCATCAACGACAACATGGGTGGCTATGTCGTGGGCCAGCTGGTCAAGAAGATGCTGAAGTCACAGATACCTGTGGTGAACGCGTCCATTCTCATCATGGGCCTGTCATTCAAGGAAAACTGCCCGGACCTGCGCAACACCAAGGTGGCCGACATCATCAACGAGTTGAAGAGCTACAACGTCAACATCGATGTGTATGACCCGTGGATCATTCCGGAAGATGCGCAGCATGAATACGGCGTGACGCCGGTGCGTGAACTGCATGAAGGCAAGTACGACGCCATTATCCTGGCAGTGGCGCACGATGAGTTCCGCGCGATCGGCAGCCAGAAGCTGCACAGCTATGGCAAGCCTATGCATGTACTGTACGACCTCAAGTACATGCTGCCCAAGGACGAATCGGACATGCGGCTGTGA
- a CDS encoding SDR family oxidoreductase, translating into MLPETLRQRLQLRQDTWLVTGCAGFIGSNLLETLLAHDQNVVGLDNFSTGHPSNLREVKSALEAAQWARFRFIEGDIRDAAVCAHAMSGIDHVLHQAALGSVPRSIDDPVTSNAVNVGGFLNMLVAARDARVLSFTYAASSSTYGDHPGLPKVEDRIGKPLSPYAVTKYVNELYADVFARCYGMRATGLRYFNVFGKRQDPNGAYAAVIPKWAAAMIRDEEVAINGDGLTSRDFCHVDNAVQANLLAALAPEEARGRVYNVAVGDTTTLLELHAALRSALAEQGLHYERAPVHRPPRAGDVQHSLADISRAAQALGYAPRYRIREGLSISMSWYLQRERQLLGSLD; encoded by the coding sequence ATGCTGCCGGAGACGCTCAGGCAGCGGCTGCAGCTGCGACAGGACACATGGCTAGTGACGGGCTGTGCCGGCTTTATCGGCTCCAACTTGCTGGAAACCCTGCTGGCGCATGACCAGAACGTGGTTGGCCTTGATAATTTTTCCACCGGCCACCCGTCCAACCTGCGCGAGGTAAAGTCCGCGCTGGAAGCCGCGCAATGGGCGCGCTTCCGTTTCATTGAAGGCGACATCCGCGATGCGGCCGTCTGTGCACACGCGATGAGCGGCATCGATCATGTACTGCACCAGGCTGCGCTCGGCTCGGTCCCGCGGTCCATCGACGACCCGGTTACCAGCAATGCAGTGAACGTCGGAGGCTTCCTCAACATGCTGGTGGCCGCCCGTGACGCCCGCGTACTGAGCTTCACCTACGCGGCTTCCAGTTCCACTTACGGAGACCATCCGGGGCTGCCCAAGGTCGAGGACCGGATAGGCAAGCCGCTGTCGCCGTATGCGGTCACCAAGTACGTCAATGAACTGTATGCCGATGTATTTGCGCGCTGCTACGGCATGCGCGCCACCGGCCTGCGCTATTTCAATGTCTTCGGCAAGCGCCAGGACCCGAATGGCGCCTATGCCGCGGTGATACCGAAATGGGCTGCGGCCATGATACGGGACGAAGAAGTCGCCATTAACGGCGACGGCCTGACAAGCCGCGACTTCTGCCATGTCGATAACGCGGTGCAGGCGAATCTGCTGGCGGCGCTGGCGCCGGAGGAGGCGCGCGGGCGGGTCTACAACGTGGCTGTAGGCGACACCACCACGCTGCTGGAGTTGCATGCGGCGCTGCGTTCGGCGCTGGCCGAGCAGGGCCTGCATTACGAGCGCGCGCCGGTGCACAGGCCGCCGCGCGCCGGCGATGTGCAGCATTCACTGGCCGACATCAGCCGCGCTGCGCAGGCTCTCGGTTATGCGCCGCGTTACCGCATCCGCGAGGGCCTGTCGATCTCGATGTCATGGTATCTGCAGCGCGAGCGGCAGCTGCTGGGGAGTCTCGATTGA